In the genome of Quercus robur chromosome 3, dhQueRobu3.1, whole genome shotgun sequence, one region contains:
- the LOC126718973 gene encoding uncharacterized protein LOC126718973: protein MEDDEEEPPLAIQIDEEIKHSTQRPPNDDVSVGVTVITGYLGSGKSTLVNHILNSQHGKRIAVILNEFGEEIGVERAMINEGDGNGGAIVEEWVELANGCVCCTVKHSLVQALEQLVQRKERLDHILLETTGLANPAPLASILWLDDQLESSVKLDSIITVVDAKNLRFQLSERQNSSSFPEAFFQIAFADIVILNKVDLVSPEGSGGVLEELEKEIHNINSLASIIRSVRCQVDLPKILNCRAYEATHAAHLEELLEESRSLSTKDLHDSGVRTLCICEPRQVDLDKVRLWLEEILWDKKYGMDVYRCKGVLSVQNSDQLHTLQAVKEIYEIVPARKWKGEENQMNKIVFIGHNLNEDVLNDSFRTCTTS, encoded by the exons ATGGAGGACGATGAAGAAGAGCCACCGCTCGCTATTCAAATCGACGAAGAAATCAAACACTCAACGCAGCGACCACCAAACGACGACGTTTCCGTCGGAGTAACCGTCATCACAGGCTACCTCGGCTCCGGCAAATCCACT CTGGTGAATCACATACTGAATTCACAACACGGGAAGAGAATAGCGGTGATATTGAACGAGTTCGGCGAAGAAATCGGCGTGGAAAGAGCCATGATCAACGAAGGCGATGGAAATGGCGGAGCCATCGTCGAAGAATGGGTTGAGCTAGCAAATGGCTGTGTTTGTTGCACTGTGAAGCACAGTTTGGTCCAAGCACTCGAGCAACTTGTGCAGAGGAAAGAAAG ACTTGATCATATATTATTGGAGACCACCGGGTTGGCGAACCCGGCTCCACTTGCTTCTATTCTTTGGTTGGATGATCAGCTTGAATCATCGGTCAAGCTCGACTCGATTATCAct GTTGTTGATGCCAAAAACCTTCGGTTTCAGCTCAGTGAGCGCCAAAATTCATCTTCATTTCCTGAAGCATTTTTCCAGATAGCATTTGCG GATATTGTAATTCTTAACAAGGTTGATTTGGTTTCTCCAGAGGGCTCTGGAGGTGTCCTAGAGGAACTGGAGAAGGAAATTCATAACATTAATTCCCTTGCCAGTATCATTCGTTCTGTTCGGTGTCAAGTTGACTTGCCCAAGATATTGAACTGTCGGGCCTATGAGGCTACA CATGCTGCTCATTTAGAAGAATTGTTGGAAGAGAGCCGTTCTCTATCTACCAAAGATCTTCATGATAGTGGTGTGAGAACCTTATGCATTTGTGAGCCACGGCAGGTTGATCTTGATAAG GTTCGTTTATGGCTTGAGGAGATTCTTTGGGATAAAAAATATGGTATGGATGTGTATCGCTGCAAAGGAGTTCTAAGTGTTCAAAATTCTGATCAGTTACATACTTTACAG GCTGTGAAGGAGATATATGAGATTGTTCCAGCTCGCAAATGGAAAGGGGAAGAAAATCAGATGAACAAGATAGTTTTTATAG GTCATAATCTGAATGAGGATGTTCTTAATGATTCCTTCAGAACTTGTACAACTTCTTAA